In a genomic window of Cuculus canorus isolate bCucCan1 chromosome Z, bCucCan1.pri, whole genome shotgun sequence:
- the ALDH7A1 gene encoding alpha-aminoadipic semialdehyde dehydrogenase, with protein MLGLRRAASSLLPRAAAPAAAMSTLLVSQPRYAWLRELGLQEENPGVYNGRWGGAGQVVTTYCPANNEPIASVRQASLEDYEETVKKAKEAWKVWADIPAPKRGEIVRQIGDALRQKIKVLGSLVSLEMGKIFVEGVGEVQEYVDVCDYAVGLSRMIGGPILPSERPGHALIEQWNPVGLVGIITAFNFPVAVYGWNSAIAMICGNACLWKGAPTTSLVSVAVTKIIAKVLEDNKLPGAICSLVCGGADIGTAMARDERMDLLSFTGSTKVGKQVALMVQERFGRSLLELGGNNAIIVFEDADLNLVIPSALFAAVGTAGQRCTTARRLFLHESIHDEVVAKLAKAYAQVRVGDPWDSDTLYGPLHTKEAVKMFLDAVEQAKQQGGSVVCGGKVINRPGNYVEPTIVTGLPHNAPIVHTETFAPILYVLRFKEEEEVFAWNNEVKQGLSSSIFTKDLGRIFRWLGPKGSDCGIVNVNIPTSGAEIGGAFGGEKHTGGGRESGSDSWKLYMRRSTCTINYSKDLPLAQGIKFQ; from the exons ATGCTGGGGCTGCGCCGCGCCGCCTCCTCGCTGCTGCCGCGGGCCGCGgctcccgccgccgccatgTCCACGCTGCTGGTCAGCCAGCCGCGCTACGCCTGGCTGcgggagctggggctgcaggaggagaaccCGGGCGTGTACAACGGGCGCTGGGGCGGCGCCGGGCAG GTGGTGACCACGTACTGCCCCGCCAACAACGAGCCCATCGCCAGCGTGCGGCAG GCTAGTTTGGAGGATTATGAAGAAACAGTGAAGAAGGCTAAAGAGGCATGGAAGGTCTGGGCTGAT atcCCTGCACCTAAGCGTGGAGAAATAGTACGACAGATTGGTGATGCCCTGAGACAAAAAATCAAAGTTCTAGGAAGCTTG GTCTCTTTGGAAATGGGGAAGATTTTTGTTGAGGGTGTTGGGGAAGTGCAGGAGTATGTTGATGTCTGTGACTATGCTGTGGGATTGTCCCGAATGATTGGTGGACCTATTTTGCCTTCAGAAA GACCTGGCCATGCCCTAATAGAGCAGTGGAATCCCGTTGGGTTGGTAGGAATCATCACTGCCTTTAACTTCCCTGTAGCCGTTTATGGGTGGAACAGCGCAATTGCAATGATCTGTGGAAATGCTTGCCTCTG gaaggGTGCTCCTACAACATCGCTCGTTAGTGTTGCTGTTACAAA GATAATTGCCAAAGTCTTGGAGGATAACAAATTGCCTGGAGCAATCTGTTCTCTAGTTTGTGGTGGAGCAGACATTGG GACAGCAATGGCGAGAGATGAGAGAATGGACCTGTTGTCCTTCACTGGCAGCACAAAAGTGGGCAAGCAGGTAGCGCTTATGGTTCAAGAGAGATTTG GTCGAAGTCTGCTGGAACTGGGAGGAAATAATGCCATTATCG tgtttgaaGATGCAGATTTAAACCTAGTCATCCCATCTGCTCTGTTTGCTGCCGTGGGAACTGCGGGTCAGAGGTGCACAACTGCCAGAAGGCTG TTCCTTCATGAAAGCATCCATGATGAAGTGGTAGCCAAGCTTGCTAAGGCCTATGCCCAAGTCCGCGTTGGTGATCCGTGGGATT ctgacaCTCTGTATGGGCCTCTTCATACCAAAGAAGCAGTGAAAATGTTCCTTGATGCAGTAGAACAAGCAAAACAGCAGGGTGGCTCTGTGGTCTGTGGTGGAAAG GTTATAAATCGCCCTGGAAACTACGTTGAACCAACCATTGTGACTGGCCTTCCTCATAATGCACCCATTGTGCACACGGAGACATTTGCCCCCATACTATATGTGCTGAGGTTTAAG gaggaagaggaggtctTTGCCTGGAATAATGAAGTAAAACAAGGTCTTTCCAGCAGTATCTTTACCAAGGATTTGGGAAGGATTTTCCGCTGGCTTGG GCCAAAGGGATCCGACTGTGGCATTGTGAATGTCAACATCCCAACCAGTGGGGCTGAGATTGGAGGTGCTTTTG GTGGTGAAAAGCACACTGGTGGGGGAAGAGAATCTGGAAGTGATTCATGGAAGCTTTATATGAGGCGGTCTACTTG TACAATCAACTACAGCAAGGATTTACCTTTGGCACAAGGAATCAAGTTTCAGTAA